Proteins from a single region of Thunnus maccoyii chromosome 23, fThuMac1.1, whole genome shotgun sequence:
- the cdk17 gene encoding cyclin-dependent kinase 17 isoform X1, which yields MEKMKRIKKRLSLTLRSSQTIDESLSELAEQMTIEDGGTKDNEPFMRNGRPPTSHSMHSFLHQYTGSFKKPPLRRPHSVIGGTLGSFMAMPRNGSRLDIVHENLKMGSDGESDQASGTSSDEVQSPTGVCLRNRVHRRISMEDLNKRLSLPADIRIPDGYLEKLQLSSPPFDQPLSRRSRRASLSEIGFGKLETYIKLDKLGEGTYATVFKGRSKLTDNLVALKEIRLEHEEGAPCTAIREVSLLKDLKHANIVTLHDIVHTDKSLTLVFEYLDKDLKQYMDDCGNIMSMHNVKVFLFQILRGLSYCHKRKVLHRDLKPQNLLINERGELKLADFGLARAKSVPTKTYSNEVVTLWYRPPDVLLGSSEYSTQIDMWGVGCIFYEMAAGRPLFPGSTVEDELHLIFRLLGTPTEENWPGISSIEEFKSYNFPKYKPQPFINHAPRLDGEGIELLLSFLRYESKKRISAEEAMKQSYFRQLGMRVHTLPESVSIFTLKEVQLQRDPGYRNSSYPESGNGKINRRQSMLF from the exons ATGGAAAAGATGAAGAGGATTAAGAAGCGTCTGTCGTTAACACTCCGCTCAAGTCAGACCATCGATGAGTCTCTGTCCGAACTGGCCGAGCAGATGACTATCGAGGACGGCGGCACCAAGGACAATG AGCCCTTCATGAGGAACGGCCGCCCACCCACCTCCCACAGCATGCACTCCTTCCTGCACCAGTACACCGGCTCCTTCAAGAAGCCCCCTCTCCGCCGGCCGCACAGCGTCATTGGTGGCACCCTGGGGTCCTTCATGGCAATGCCGCGCAACGGCAGTCGTCTGG ACATCGTGCATGAGAACCTGAAGATGGGTTCAGACGGGGAGAGCGACCAGGCATCAGGAACGTCTTCGGACGAGGTTCAGTCTCCAACCGGCGTCTGTCTGAGGAACCGAGTCCACCGGCGAATCTCCATGGAG gaCCTCAACAAGCGCTTATCGCTGCCCGCCGACATCCGAATTCCCGACGGCTACCTGGAGaagctgcagctcagcagcccGCCCTTCGACCAGCCGCTCAGCCGCCGCTCCCGCCGAGCCTCActg tCGGAGATCGGTTTCGGGAAGTTGGAGACATACATAAAGCTCGACAAGCTGGGAGAG GGAACCTACGCCACAGTATTTAAAGGACGCAGTAAGCTGACAGACAACCTGGTGGCGTTGAAGGAGATCCGGCTGGAGCACGAAGAGGGAGCGCCGTGCACCGCCATCAGAGAAG tGTCGTTACTGAAGGACCTCAAACACGCCAACATCGTGACGTTACACGACATTGTCCACACCGACAAGAGCCTCACGCTTGTGTTTGAATACCTG GATAAGGATCTGAAGCAGTACATGGATGACTGTGGAAACATCATGAGCATGCACAATGTGAAG GTCTTCCTGTTCCAGATTTTGCGAGGGCTGTCGTATTGTCACAAGAGGAAAGTTCTCCACAGGGACCTGAAGCCCCAGAACCTCCTCATCAATGAGAGAGGAGAGCTCAAACTGGCTGATTTTG GTCTCGCGAGAGCCAAGTCTGTCCCAACTAAAACCTATTCAAACGAGGTGGTGACTCTGTGGTACCGGCCTCCTGATGTTCTTCTGGGTTCTTCAGAGTATTCAACACAAATCGACATGTG gggCGTTGGCTGTATATTCTATGAGATGGCTGCAGGTCGGCCGCTGTTCCCCGGCTCCACAGTGGAGGACGAGCTCCACCTCATCTTCAGGTTACTGG GCACACCGACGGAGGAGAACTGGCCGGGAATCTCCTCCATCGAAGAGTTCAAATCCTACAACTTCCCCAAATATAAACCACAGCCGTTCATCAACCACGCTCCCAG GCTGGACGGCGAAGGCATCGAGCTGCTGTTGTCTTTCCTCAGA TACGAATCCAAGAAGAGGATCTCAGCCGAGGAGGCGATGAAACAGTCCTACTTCAGGCAGCTCGGGATGAGAGTTCATACACTGCCTGAAA GTGTAtcaatattcacattaaaggaggtgcagctgcagagagacCCCGGCTACAGGAACTCATCGTACCCAGAGTCAG GTAACGGCAAGATCAACAGGAGGCAGAGCATGCTCTTCTAG
- the cdk17 gene encoding cyclin-dependent kinase 17 isoform X2 encodes MEKMKRIKKRLSLTLRSSQTIDESLSELAEQMTIEDGGTKDNDIVHENLKMGSDGESDQASGTSSDEVQSPTGVCLRNRVHRRISMEDLNKRLSLPADIRIPDGYLEKLQLSSPPFDQPLSRRSRRASLSEIGFGKLETYIKLDKLGEGTYATVFKGRSKLTDNLVALKEIRLEHEEGAPCTAIREVSLLKDLKHANIVTLHDIVHTDKSLTLVFEYLDKDLKQYMDDCGNIMSMHNVKVFLFQILRGLSYCHKRKVLHRDLKPQNLLINERGELKLADFGLARAKSVPTKTYSNEVVTLWYRPPDVLLGSSEYSTQIDMWGVGCIFYEMAAGRPLFPGSTVEDELHLIFRLLGTPTEENWPGISSIEEFKSYNFPKYKPQPFINHAPRLDGEGIELLLSFLRYESKKRISAEEAMKQSYFRQLGMRVHTLPESVSIFTLKEVQLQRDPGYRNSSYPESGNGKINRRQSMLF; translated from the exons ATGGAAAAGATGAAGAGGATTAAGAAGCGTCTGTCGTTAACACTCCGCTCAAGTCAGACCATCGATGAGTCTCTGTCCGAACTGGCCGAGCAGATGACTATCGAGGACGGCGGCACCAAGGACAATG ACATCGTGCATGAGAACCTGAAGATGGGTTCAGACGGGGAGAGCGACCAGGCATCAGGAACGTCTTCGGACGAGGTTCAGTCTCCAACCGGCGTCTGTCTGAGGAACCGAGTCCACCGGCGAATCTCCATGGAG gaCCTCAACAAGCGCTTATCGCTGCCCGCCGACATCCGAATTCCCGACGGCTACCTGGAGaagctgcagctcagcagcccGCCCTTCGACCAGCCGCTCAGCCGCCGCTCCCGCCGAGCCTCActg tCGGAGATCGGTTTCGGGAAGTTGGAGACATACATAAAGCTCGACAAGCTGGGAGAG GGAACCTACGCCACAGTATTTAAAGGACGCAGTAAGCTGACAGACAACCTGGTGGCGTTGAAGGAGATCCGGCTGGAGCACGAAGAGGGAGCGCCGTGCACCGCCATCAGAGAAG tGTCGTTACTGAAGGACCTCAAACACGCCAACATCGTGACGTTACACGACATTGTCCACACCGACAAGAGCCTCACGCTTGTGTTTGAATACCTG GATAAGGATCTGAAGCAGTACATGGATGACTGTGGAAACATCATGAGCATGCACAATGTGAAG GTCTTCCTGTTCCAGATTTTGCGAGGGCTGTCGTATTGTCACAAGAGGAAAGTTCTCCACAGGGACCTGAAGCCCCAGAACCTCCTCATCAATGAGAGAGGAGAGCTCAAACTGGCTGATTTTG GTCTCGCGAGAGCCAAGTCTGTCCCAACTAAAACCTATTCAAACGAGGTGGTGACTCTGTGGTACCGGCCTCCTGATGTTCTTCTGGGTTCTTCAGAGTATTCAACACAAATCGACATGTG gggCGTTGGCTGTATATTCTATGAGATGGCTGCAGGTCGGCCGCTGTTCCCCGGCTCCACAGTGGAGGACGAGCTCCACCTCATCTTCAGGTTACTGG GCACACCGACGGAGGAGAACTGGCCGGGAATCTCCTCCATCGAAGAGTTCAAATCCTACAACTTCCCCAAATATAAACCACAGCCGTTCATCAACCACGCTCCCAG GCTGGACGGCGAAGGCATCGAGCTGCTGTTGTCTTTCCTCAGA TACGAATCCAAGAAGAGGATCTCAGCCGAGGAGGCGATGAAACAGTCCTACTTCAGGCAGCTCGGGATGAGAGTTCATACACTGCCTGAAA GTGTAtcaatattcacattaaaggaggtgcagctgcagagagacCCCGGCTACAGGAACTCATCGTACCCAGAGTCAG GTAACGGCAAGATCAACAGGAGGCAGAGCATGCTCTTCTAG
- the elk3 gene encoding ETS domain-containing protein Elk-3, translated as MESSITLWQFLLQLLLDHSHKHLICWTSNDGEFKLLKSEEVAKLWGLRKNKTNMNYDKLSRALRYYYDKNIIKKVIGQKFVYKFVSFPEILKMDPAVVESGRSSEESGGPTSEAEAEDEGGGGRNQYLHSGMYSSFTVSSLHHSLDPHRPIKTEPRSDRHDDSSSVIRFITNRGHSSLPSTPPPSSTETSYSSRPSPRQARSSSCSSSPPQSPAHTLWRGRGPGAETDDSEQSAQPLNLSSGQRERERSQSTTTPERRGLANSAPSKTRKPKGLEIAAPSLLLTGSDLVSIALNSPALPSGSLTPAFLTAQTPSGLLLTPSPLLSNIHFWSNLSPVGPLSPAQLQSHTPLFQFPTLLNGHIPVPLPNVDAPSPLLLSSSSH; from the exons ATGGAGAGCTCCATCACACTCTGGCAgttcctgctgcagctgctgctcgaCCACAGCCACAAACATCTCATATGCTGGACGTCCAACGATGGTGAGTTCAAGCTGCTCAAGTCAGAGGAGGTGGCAAAGCTGTGGGGGCTGCGCAAGAACAAGACCAACATGAACTATGACAAGCTGAGCAGAGCGCTGCGCTATTACTACGACAAG AACATCATCAAGAAGGTCATCGGCCAGAAGTTCGTCTACAAGTTTGTGTCATTCCCTGAGATTCTGAAGATGGACCCTGCAGTGGTGGAGTCAGGACGGAGTAGCGAGGAAAGTGGAGGTCCGACATCAGAGGCTGAGGCTGAAGACGAGGGTGGAGGTGGGAGAAACCAGTACCTCCACTCCGGCATGTACTCCTCTTTCACCGTCAGCTCCCTGCATCACTCCTTAGACCCTCATCGGCCGATCAAGACGGAGCCCAGATCCGATCGCCATGACGACAGCTCCTCTGTCATCCGATTCATAACCAACCGTGGccactcctccctcccctccactcCACCCCCATCCTCCACTGAGACCTCGTATTCCTCCAGGCCATCTCCTCGGCAGGCCCGCTCTTCCTCTTGTTCCTCCTCCCCGCCACAAAGCCCCGCCCACACGCTGTGGAGGGGACGGGGTCCTGGGGCAGAGACTGATGACTCAGAGCAGAGCGCTCAACCTCTAAACCTGTCGTCAGgtcagagggaaagagagaggtcACAGAGTACAACCACTCCAGAAAGGAGAGGATTAGCCAATAGTGCGCCTTCAAAAACCAGGAAACCTAAAGGTCTAGAAATCGccgctccctccctcctcctgacAGGAAGTGACCTTGTTTCCATTGCCCTCAACAGCCCGGCACTGCCGTCAGGGTCCCTGACTCCTGCCTTCCTCACTGCACAG ACTCCGTCTGGTCTGTTGCTCACTCCCAGTCCTCTGCTTTCCAACATCCACTTCTGGTCCAACCTGAGTCCAGTGGGACCCCTCAGCCCCGCCCAACTGCAGAGCCACACCCCCCTCTTCCAG TTCCCCACCTTGCTGAATGGACACATCCCAGTGCCTTTGCCCAATGTGGACGCTCCTTCTCCTTTGCTGCTCTCCTCAAGCTCCCACTAG